One window of the Perca fluviatilis chromosome 5, GENO_Pfluv_1.0, whole genome shotgun sequence genome contains the following:
- the LOC120558998 gene encoding acidic mammalian chitinase-like — MGKVLFVTALALLLHAQLGSSFILSCYFTNWAQYRPPPTIFMPSDIDPCLCTHLLYAFATIKNNQLATYEWNDVELYSQFNALKNKNGNLKTLLSVGGWNFGSSGFSQMVLSPANRQTFINSVISFLRMYEFDGLDIDWEYPANRGGPPQDKQYYSVFLEEMRAAFENEAKQSNKARLLMSAAVSAGKDTIDSAYQIPKLGQALDMINVMTYDFHGSWDPMTGECSPLFKGPEDQGGFIYFNVDYAMNYWKSQGAPAEKLIVGLPTYGNTFTLRNPANHGLGAPIAGAGTPGKYTQEAGELAYFEICGFLKNGATEVWNQAQDVPYAYKGNQWVGYDNMKSFQIKVDWLTKSNFGGAMVWTLDMDDYLGTFCNQGKYPLINVLKKGLNLEQASCTPPATPLPPIAGVSTTPGGSSGGSSSGGSSGGGSSSGGASGTSGMDSGFCAGKASGMYPDPTNKNQFYNCNNGKTYFENCAAGLVFDTSCSCCNWS, encoded by the exons ATGGGCAAAGTACTGTTTGTGACGG CTCTGGCCTTGCTGCTGCATGCGCAGCTCG GCTCATCCTTCATACTGTCATGCTACTTTACAAACTGGGCACAGTACAGACCACCTCCAACCATATTTATGCCCAGTGACATCGACCCATGCCTGTGTACCCATCTTCTGTATGCCTTCGCCACCATAAAGAATAACCAACTGGCCACCTATGAGTGGAACGACGTGGAGCTTTACAGTCAGTTCAACGCCCTGAAGAACAA GAATGGCAACCTGAAGACTCTTCTGTCTGTCGGAGGATGGAACTTTGGCTCTTCAGG TTTTTCACAAATGGTGTTGAGCCCTGCCAACCGTCAGACCTTCATCAACTCAGTCATTTCATTCCTGAGGATGTATGAGTTTGATGGGCTTGACATTGACTGGGAGTATCCAGCCAATAGAGGAGGCCCTCCTCAGGACAAGCAGTACTACTCTGTTTTCCTGGAG GAGATGAGAGCTGCCTTTGAGAATGAGGCCAAGCAGAGCAACAAGGCTCGTCTCCTGATGTCTGCTGCTGTGTCGGCTGGAAAGGACACCATTGATTCTGCTTATCAGATTCCCAAGCTTGGCCA GGCCCTGGATATGATCAACGTCATGACATATGACTTCCATGGCTCTTGGGACCCCATGACTGGCGAGTGCAGTCCTCTGTTCAAAGGCCCTGAGGACCAGGGTGGCTTCATCTATTTCAATGTG gactatgccatgaactactggAAGAGCCAGGGAGCCCCAGCTGAGAAGCTGATTGTTGGTTTACCTACATATGGCAACACATTCACTCTTAGGAACCCTGCTAACCATGGTCTTGGAGCACCTATTGCTGGCGCTGGAACTCCAGGAAAGTACACACAAGAGGCTGGAGAGCTCGCTTACTTTGAG ATCTGTGGCTTTTTGAAAAATGGAGCTACTGAGGTTTGGAACCAGGCCCAGGATGTGCCATATGCCTACAAGGGAAACCAGTGGGTGGGTTATGACAACATGAAGAGCTTCCAGATCAAG gtTGACTGGCTGACAAAGAGTAACTTTGGAGGTGCCATGGTGTGGACCCTTGACATGGATGACTACTTGGGCACTTTCTGTAACCAGGGAAAATACCCACTGATTAATGTTCTCAAAAAGGGCCTTAATCTGGAACAAGCAT CTTGCACCCCTCCTGCCACTCCCCTTCCTCCAATCGCAGGAGTGAGCACGACTCCCGGAGGCAGCTCTGGAGGCAGCTCCAGTGGAGGCTCCAGCGGAGGCGGCAGCTCCTCTGGAGGGGCTTCGGGCACCAGCGGCATGGACAGTGGGTTCTGCGCTGGAAAGGCCAGTGGCATGTACCCCGACCCAACAAACAAGAACCAATTCTACAACTGCAACAATGGCAAGACCTACTTTGAGAACTGCGCTGCTGGTCTGGTCTTTGACACATCCTGTTCTTGTTGCAACTGGTCCTAA
- the LOC120558584 gene encoding cell division control protein 42 homolog isoform X1: MQTIKCVVVGDGAVGKTCLLISYTTNKFPSEYVPTVFDNYAVTVMIGGEPYTLGLFDTAGQEDYDRLRPLSYPQTDVFLVCFSVVSPSSFENVKEKWVPEITHHCPKTPFLLVGTQIDLRDDPSTVEKLAKNKQKPITPETAEKLARDLKAVKYVECSALTQRGLKNVFDEAILAALEPPETQRKRKCCLF, from the exons ATGCAGACTATCAAATGTGTGGTGGTGGGTGATGGAGCAGTGGGAAAAACCTGCCTATTGATTTCATACACCACCAACAAATTCCCCTCTGAATATGTACCTACA GTTTTTGACAACTATGCAGTAACTGTAATGATTGGGGGTGAACCATACACCCTTGGCTTATTTGATACAGcag GTCAGGAGGATTATGACAGGTTACGACCACTAAGCTACCCACAGACAGATGTCTTCTTagtctgtttctctgttgttTCACCTTCCTCGTTTGAGAATGTTAAAGAAAAG TGGGTTCCTGAAATAACTCACCACTGTCCCAAGACCCCGTTCCTGTTGGTAGGCACTCAGATCGACCTGCGTGATGACCCCTCCACAGTGGAGAAGCTAGCCAAGAACAAACAGAAGCCAATCACCCCTGAGACAGCAGAAAAGCTGGCTCGTGACCTTAAGGCAGTCAAATATGTTGAGTGCTCAGCCCTAACACAG CGGGGACTGAAGAACGTATTTGATGAGGCTATCCTAGCCGCTTTAGAGCCCCCTGAAActcaaagaaagagaaaatgctGTTTGTTCTGA
- the LOC120558583 gene encoding F-box only protein 6-like, with the protein MKRKAMGAAYSSGSASSRNVSSAAGPSASHSQEHLFTVPLEILEEIFLNLPPHQVVSNCRLVCHQWAEVADSESLWRERCRREGYRPRDASKIPKDWRLFYFLCRKRRNLLKNPRGEHGMKNWQILENGGDNWIAEGVMVPHPNETVKKNFVTSYGMCRKSQLINLEAEGYNPSFMDHFQPDIKISDWYAPRWDCGSEYEICVELLNQRKKPIQKFAPQTVYFEQWNDQKWNQMTYVFQNYGPGVRYIRFIHGGKDTQFWAGWYGIRITDSCVEICPAGDT; encoded by the exons aTGAAGAGGAAAGCTATGGGTGCAGCGTACAGCTCTGGTTCAGCCTCAAGTCGCAATGTGTCTTCAGCTGCGGGACCGTCGGCCTCGCATTCACAGGAACAT CTGTTCACTGTTCCTCTGGAGATCCTGGAGGAGATCTTCCTGAATCTTCCTCCCCATCAGGTGGTTAGTAATTGTCGGTTAGTGTGCCATCAGTGGGCAGAAGTGGCTGACAGTGAATCtttgtggagagagagatgtagaAGAGAAGGATATCGCCCCCGCGATGCTTCCAAAATTCCCAAAGACTGGAGGTTGTTTTACTTCTTGTGCAGGAAGAGAAGAAATCTGCTCAAGAATCCAAGAGGAGAAC ATGGAATGAAGAACTGGCAGATACTAGAGAATGGTGGCGATAATTGGATAGCAGAAGGAGTTATGGTGCCACATCCAAATGAAACGGTCAAGAAAAACTTTGTGACCTCTTACGG AATGTGCAGGAAGTCGCAGCTGATTAATTTGGAGGCAGAAGGTTATAACCCATCGTTCATGGATCACTTCCAACCAGACATCAAAATATCTGATTG GTATGCACCACGATGGGATTGTGGCAGTGAATATGAGATCTGTGTGGAGTTGCTGAATCAAAGAAAGAAGCCTATCCAGAAGTTTGCACCTCAGACTGTTTACTTTGAGCAGTGGAACGATCAGAAATGGAATCAG atgaccTATGTATTCCAGAACTATGGACCAGGAGTGAGATACATCCGTTTTATCCACGGAGGCAAGGacacacagttctgggcaggaTGGTATGGAATTCGTATTACCGACAGCTGCGTTGAGATATGTCCAGCAGGGGACACATAG
- the LOC120558584 gene encoding cell division control protein 42 homolog isoform X2, whose amino-acid sequence MQTIKCVVVGDGAVGKTCLLISYTTNKFPSEYVPTVFDNYAVTVMIGGEPYTLGLFDTAGQEDYDRLRPLSYPQTDVFLVCFSVVSPSSFENVKEKWVPEITHHCPKTPFLLVGTQIDLRDDPSTVEKLAKNKQKPITPETAEKLARDLKAVKYVECSALTQKGLKNVFDEAILAALEPPEPKKRRKCVLL is encoded by the exons ATGCAGACTATCAAATGTGTGGTGGTGGGTGATGGAGCAGTGGGAAAAACCTGCCTATTGATTTCATACACCACCAACAAATTCCCCTCTGAATATGTACCTACA GTTTTTGACAACTATGCAGTAACTGTAATGATTGGGGGTGAACCATACACCCTTGGCTTATTTGATACAGcag GTCAGGAGGATTATGACAGGTTACGACCACTAAGCTACCCACAGACAGATGTCTTCTTagtctgtttctctgttgttTCACCTTCCTCGTTTGAGAATGTTAAAGAAAAG TGGGTTCCTGAAATAACTCACCACTGTCCCAAGACCCCGTTCCTGTTGGTAGGCACTCAGATCGACCTGCGTGATGACCCCTCCACAGTGGAGAAGCTAGCCAAGAACAAACAGAAGCCAATCACCCCTGAGACAGCAGAAAAGCTGGCTCGTGACCTTAAGGCAGTCAAATATGTTGAGTGCTCAGCCCTAACACAG AAAGGATTAAAGAATGTGTTTGATGAGGCAATACTGGCTGCCCTGGAGCCTCCTGAACCTAAGAAAAGACGTAAATGTGTTCTGCTCTAA
- the LOC120558587 gene encoding CMRF35-like molecule 3, with the protein MSLGFFNALCLFWLTKHAVDSVQLSAPEVVTGAYGASVTVSCQYDLQFKEYTKYWCKGPVYELCSKVVTTPRGQHSERSSIADDKDAGVFTVIMTSLKESDQGMYWCVIARPGRNIYTGVRLRVSHTVITSTATPLLILEQDEISWWATLRWILFILMLCCLASTHLAVWRTTATRKIQLQQLFQLKHL; encoded by the exons ATGTCTCTTGGCTTCTTCAATG ctctgtgtctcTTTTGGCTAACAAAGCATGCAGTGGACTCAGTCCAGTTGTCGGCTCCAGAGGTGGTAACAGGAGCATACGGGGCATCTGTGACTGTCTCTTGTCAGTACGATCTTCAATTCAAAGAATACACAAAGTACTGGTGCAAAGGACCGGTCTATGAGCTGTGTAGCAAAGTGGTGACAACACCCAGGGGGCAACATAGTGAGAGAAGCTCCATTGCTGATGATAAGGATGCAGGAGTCTTCACTGTGATTATGACTTCTCTCAAAGAAAGTGATCAGGGGATGTACTGGTGTGTCATCGCCAGACCTGGAAGGAACATCTACACTGGTGTCAGGCTCCGCGTCTCCCACACAG TGATAACCTCAACAGCCACTCCATTACTGATACTGGAACAAGATGAAATAAG TTGGTGGGCGACTCTGCGTTGGATCCtctttattttaatgttgtgtTGTTTGGCATCAACACACTTGGCTGTGTGGAGGACAACGGCTACAAGGAAAATACAGCTGCAACAACTATTTCAACTCAAACATCTATGA
- the dhfr gene encoding dihydrofolate reductase — protein sequence MSRILNGIVAVCPDLGIGNNGNLPWHPVRLNNEFKHFRTMTATPSVNGKQNVVIMGRKTWFSIPEKNRPLNNRINIVLSRECKSPPAGAHHLARDFSSALRLVDTELAQQADTVWVIGGSSLYKEMMESPGTRRLFVTRILKQFECDTFLPEISPDKYRLLPEFPGVPQELQEENGIQYRFEVYESIQQ from the coding sequence ATGTCCCGAATTCTGAACGGTATCGTGGCGGTATGCCCTGACCTGGGTATCGGAAACAATGGAAATCTGCCCTGGCATCCCGTTAGACTCAATAACGAATTCAAACATTTCCGAACGATGACTGCGACGCCATCGGTGAACGGCAAGCAGAATGTGGTGATCATGGGCAGGAAAACATGGTTTTCCATCCCAGAAAAGAACAGACCTCTGAACAACCGAATTAACATCGTCCTGAGCAGGGAGTGCAAATCGCCCCCCGCGGGAGCACACCACCTGGCGCGAGACTTCAGCTCGGCTCTCAGGCTGGTCGACACGGAGCTGGCACAGCAGGCTGACACCGTCTGGGTCATTGGGGGCAGCTCTCTCTACAAGGAGATGATGGAGAGTCCGGGAACCAGGAGGCTATTCGTCACACGGATCCTGAAGCAGTTTGAGTGTGACACGTTCCTCCCTGAAATCAGTCCGGACAAATATCGTCTACTGCCAGAGTTTCCAGGAGTGCCGCAAGAGCTACAGGAGGAGAACGGTATCCAGTACAGATTTGAAGTCTATGAGAGCATCCAGCAATGA